The genome window GGTCTCAATGGCCAAGCAGGCGCAACTCGCCTCGGCATCGCTCGTGCTCTCGAAAAACTCAACAGCGAACTTCGCGTGCCTCTCAAACAAGAAGGCCACATGAAGCGTGACCCACGCTCTCGTGAGCGTAAGAAGTCAGGTCAGCCTGGCGCACGTAAGCGCTTCCAGTTCTCGAAACGTTAAACCGCCAAGCGGCAAGGACGCATTTTTGCAAACCCTCCCAGGCCGTATTACGTGCCTTGGAGGGTTTTTTCTTTTTCAACATTCTGGCTCATCAGCCACCAGCTATTCCACCACTTTCACTGCCGTAGGCGTCACTCGCCGCAGGCGCCACTTCTCACTTTATTATGAACGCAGCAGTCATCGGAGCATCCGGCTATTCCGGAGAAGAACTAGTTCGGCTACTTTCACGTCATCCAGACGTGACATTAGCCGCAGTCACTTCGCGTTCGCTCGCGGGCAAGCCCGTCGCAGATGTCATGCCAGGGCTACGGCACTTAGTCGGCGACCTTGAGTTTACAAACTCAGATCCTACAGAGCTTGCTGCTCGGAACGACCTCGACGTATTTTTCCTCGCGCTGCCACACGGTGTCGCCTCCGAATATGCAGATCCCCTCTTCCAAGCAGGCAAAGTCGTCATCGACTTGAGCGCAGATTTCCGGCTCAACTCGACTACAGTTTACGCAGACTACTACGGCCATAAACACCCAGCACCACATTTACTAGCTGCGGCACCTTACGTCATCCCCGAACTCGCGGACGACAAATGGAAAAGTGCATCGCTCATCGCCTGCCCAGGTTGCTATCCCACCAGCATTCAACTGCCACTGGTTCCACTACTGAAGGCAGGCCTGATCAAGACCGATGGCATTGTAATCAACAGCTACAGCGGCGTCAGCGGCGCTGGCCGCAAGGTCGCCGAAGACTTCATCTACTGCGAACGCAACGAAAGCATGAAAGGCTACGGCATGCCGAAGCACCGCCACCTCTCCGAAATCGAAGAACAACTCAGCAGCGCAGCTTTCGCAGATTGTATCGTGCAATTCAACCCGCACTTGGCACCCATGTCGCGGGGCATTTCGACCACCATCGTCGCTAAAGCCAAGAAAAGCTCACTGCAGAACATCTACTCGACCTGGAACACAGCCTACGCCGACAAGCCCTTTGTCAGCGTGCTTCCAAGCGGCACGTATCCAGACACCAAATACGTGACTGGCACCAACCGGGCAGACATCTCTGCCGTCTATGATCCACGGACAGACAACTTCATCATCACCTCTGTGATTGATAATCTATTGAAAGGAGCCAGCGGCCAGGCCGTGCAGCTGCTCAACCTAAAGTTCGGCTTCAAAGAAACAGCCGGACTGGTCTAAAACCTGCATAACACGCCGCCTACCGACATGAACACGCCACTTACAGTCAAACTCATCGAAGATTCCGGCGGCCTCGCAGACTGCCCTGGCTACAAACTTGCCGGCGTGCCCGCCGACATCCGGGAAACCGGCGATACCAAGCGGCTCGATGTAGCGCTCTTCATTTCCGAAGAGCCTTGCAGCGCAGCCGGTGTATTCACATTGAACGACGTCTGTGCCGCACCAGTCAAAGTGTGCCAAGCAATCCTCGCAAAGAGCGCGGACAACATCGCGGGGTGCATCTCTAACAGTGGCAATGCCAACGCAGCCACTGCCGAGCAGGGCATGGCGGACGCGAAGCAAATGAGCACACTCGCGCAGCTCGAAACAGGCATCGGCGCCCCTTTTCTCGTCTGCTCCACTGGCCGGATTGGCCGGAAGCTACCGATGCAAAAGATCGAAGCAGGCATCGCAGCAGCAGCGAAAGCACTTAAC of Lentimonas sp. CC4 contains these proteins:
- the argC gene encoding N-acetyl-gamma-glutamyl-phosphate reductase, whose product is MNAAVIGASGYSGEELVRLLSRHPDVTLAAVTSRSLAGKPVADVMPGLRHLVGDLEFTNSDPTELAARNDLDVFFLALPHGVASEYADPLFQAGKVVIDLSADFRLNSTTVYADYYGHKHPAPHLLAAAPYVIPELADDKWKSASLIACPGCYPTSIQLPLVPLLKAGLIKTDGIVINSYSGVSGAGRKVAEDFIYCERNESMKGYGMPKHRHLSEIEEQLSSAAFADCIVQFNPHLAPMSRGISTTIVAKAKKSSLQNIYSTWNTAYADKPFVSVLPSGTYPDTKYVTGTNRADISAVYDPRTDNFIITSVIDNLLKGASGQAVQLLNLKFGFKETAGLV